TACGACTACGCCAACCACCATATTTTTTGACAAGGTGATAAGGCATTTCAAAATGTGACAAGGTAATCACTGGTTCAATCTGATGCGATAAAAGATCATCAAACACGTCATCATAAAATTTCAGCCCTGCTTCGTTCGGCTGTTCTTCATCACCATTCGGGAAAATTCTAGTCCAAGCTATGCTTGTCCGAAAACAGTTCAAGCCTAAATCAGCAAAGAGCTGATCATCTTCATGATAGCGATGATAATAATCAATAGCATCATGATTGGGATAATTCTCGCCTGATTGAACACCGTCTGTAATTCTGCGTTTAGTTTCATTATCGCCTGCGGTCATCACATCAGCAATGCTGACCCCTTTACCGCCTGCTTGCCACCCACCTTCGAATTGATGAGCAGCGACTGCGCCGCCCCACAAGAAACCTTTAGGAAATGCTGTCAAAATAATCCTCCTTATTTAGTCCTCGAACCATTTACAATTGGTCTGCCGCTTCTTAAGCCGCCGCCTCCGCTGCACCTTTTGCCTGCTCATCTTTATATAGTTTGCCATCATAGAACTTAATAAATGGGAACCAAATCAGGAAGGCTACAAGCGCACAAACGAAAGCTAAAACAATTGCTCGCCAATCGCCTGCCGTGCCGATGAACCCTGAAAGACCAAGTGGTGTTGGCCATGCCGGCTGTGCAATCATCGGTTTAACCCAATGCATTGAAATTGCGAAGTAAGCCATACTCATGGATGCCATCGGTGCTAAGAAGAATGGAATCGCTGTATATGGATTATAAACAACTGGCATACCGAAAAGAATTGGTTCGTTAATGTTGAAGAAAGCTGGAACAACAGATGCCTTGCCTAATGCACCAAGCTGTGCCGATTTTGCAAAGAAGGCGATAAAAATAACCATTCCAAGCGTAGCGCCTGATCCACCTATAGTCACAAAACAGTTATTAAATTCTCCGGCAAATGGGATGTTTGCCCCCTTCTGATTCAACTGCATATTGGAGAGAACAATTGGGGTAAGGAACGAGGTCACAATCGTTGCGCCGTGAATGCCAACGATCCAAAGCGCATGCATGATAAAGTAGACGACCATTAGTCCTACCCATGTACTGGTCAGGTTAGTAACAAAACCAAACGGAATAGCAACAATCTTATAGATATCGGTGTTGAATGCCATCAAAATACCATTAATGATAATGACAGTTAAGGCAATCGCAGCGGTCGGAATCAAAGCTGTAAAGGAACGTGAAACACCAGCTGGGACGGTATCCGGCATACTGACCACAATATTCTTTTTAACAAACCACGCATAAAGTTTTACTGCAATAATCGACATGATAATGGCCGTAAAGATACCAGTCGTTCCCAGCCGAGTTACCCCACCTGCGATGGCATAACCATCTATAATCTTGTTGTCCTTGGTGATTTCGGTGACCAAGGTCGCTGTCCCACCTTTAAAGACTAATTCAGGTATACACATAAAAAACGCCATCATAGAAAGCAATGCACCATTTAGAGGATTAATATCAATTTTTTCTTCCTGAGCCTGAATGCGAGTATATTCATAACCAAAAACTAAACAGAAATAAAGTGCTAAAATGCCCATGGTCGCGCCATTGGCAAGCATATACAAATTTGCAACCTTATCAAAAGAACCCTTCCAAATACCGACTAATGCCGGAAAACTTTGGGGGAGAACATTAATAATTAAAAACATTGATCCAACGATGGTAAATGGAATGGATGCCATTCCGGCAGCCATGACTCCGCGAACGATTCTGAACGAGGCAAGTTTTCCCATTGGTCCCATCAAATGATTGTTCATAAATTTAAACAATTTATTATTACTTGAATCCATAGTTTTGTCTCCTTGTTTGAGCTCATTGTATGCTTTGAGCAAATTTATTTATTTGTTGTAAATACCGATCCTGATTTTTTTCAATCAAACGGATACGCACTAAGAGATAAAAACATATGCCTAGACCAATTAACAGAACAGTCGTTGCCAGAGATAAACCCTTTTGTCCTAAAAATGGAAACAGTTTTGTCCCAGATCCAGCGACAATTATGGATAAGCTCAGGAAATTGCTTATTAACTGAACTACATAACCGAACTTAGTAAATGGTAACTTGCTATCTCTTCGCCAGTACTTACTTACTTGTTCAACCGCTACCACTGCATTTATAACGGTCAAACAAAACGGTACCCATTTCATCGCGCCCTGTGTGCCCAAACTAAGAAAAAACCAATATAAATTTGCAAAGAAAAAACCGGCGGTCACGTAACGGATTAATAAATAGCGATTAAAGTACATACTAGTTAAGCTTAATTCTCTCCGACTCTTGTCATATCTTGCTTTATTTTGGTCTGACATGCGTGTCACATTCCTTTCGCTTAGACTTATTTCGTAGCTAACTTTTTATAGAGGTCAACGATTTCCCCTGCTAAGTCTCGAAATGTGATTGCATTCATAACATGATCCTGTCCGTGCACCATCAATAATGATACTGGATGTTTTTTCCCTTGAGCTTCTTCGGTTAACATACCTGTTTGTGCATTATGTGCATCTGACAGAAAGCTGTCTGCCTCTTTCAGTTTTGCTTCTGCGGTAGAAAAATCACCGACTTTTGCAGCTTTAATTGCCTCAAAAGAAGATCCTTTTGCATTTCCTCCGGCCATAATTAGCTGCATGATCACTAGTTGCTCTTGCTCGTTCATCCTGACCTCCTACTGCTCGTCAATCAGCTTAAGCGCCGTTTTTAGAACATTTTCGCCTTTCATTAAGCCGTAATCCTGCATATTGATCACTTGAACTGGGATACTAAGATCCTTTTTGAAATCTCCCTCTAAATAACGCACTTGTGGTCCAAGCATCAGGACATCTGGCTTTTCTGAATCTAACTTGTCATGGGCATCTGAAGCCGAAGTAGCAAAGATTTTTGCTTCAATACCATCTTTGGTCGCTGCATCTTCCATTTTTTTGACTAACATACTGGTTGACATACCTGCTGCACAAACTAACATAATTGTCTTCTTACCCATTAGTTTTTCCTCGCTTTCAAAATTTCAAAGTTATTGTTCACCACAGAATGACTTTTTAATATCAGCATACTCGCTAGCTTAACGAGCCATATCAGAAGTCATTCGAATGACTATTCGTTCGAACGACTTTTATAATACCAAGAAATCGCTTTCTTGTAAACGATTTCTTGAACTTTTTGAAATTTTGTCTCTACGCCTTATCGCAAAAGGCCGGCAACTGATAATGAAGACTTCAAATAGCGATAAGCAAAAAAAAGCCTTCCAGCAAGGCATATTAATTGCTGGAAAGCTTTATAATTTATATTTTAAGTCAACCAGTTAAGCATTTGTTACCGGTTTCTCCGCATCTTCCAATAACTGTCGGAATGGAATCAGACTTTCTGCATGATATTTCTTCACAAAAGCATCCACAGCAGCAGGATCCTGAGTTTGCTTGTCCAAAACAAGTTGTTCAACCGGAATTGGACGAAGATCAGAAATCTTCACATCAATGACAACCGGACCCTTACGATCTTTTGCCTTAGAAAATGCGGCTTTCAATTCGTCCAGATTGTGCACTTCAAATCCTTGAGCACCTAACGCTTCAGCTGCCTTACCATAATCGGCATCAATTAAATCAACCCCGGAGTGCGGCTGTTGCGTGTCATCCTGTTCAGCTTCAATAAAGCCCAAACTCTCATTCGTCAAAACAACGTTGATGATTGGCATATGATATTTGACCTGTGTCAGAATATCCTGCATGACCATGGCAAATCCACCATCACCAGAAATTGACCAAACTTGCCGATCAGGGAATTCCGCTTGCGCACCAATCGCTGCTGGCAAGGCATAACCCATTGTCGCATACCAGCCAGACGTCGTGAACACTTGATCATCATTGGTCTTCAGATAACGCATCCCATTGATGGTAACATTGCCAACGTCTACTTGGAAAATGGCATCTTTTTCGGCCATCTCATTGATCAATTTGAAGATTGGTTCAACGCGCAGTGGCGTGGAGCCATCATCTTCAAATGAAGTCATCCACTCGCGCCAATTTTCCTTGTTGGCCAGAGCAGCCCGATACCAAGCGCTTTCTGGCAATTGATCAGCCTTTTCGCTCAGTGCCTTGATGAACTTCTTAGCATCGGCCAAAACAGCTAAGTCAACCGTGTGACGACGGCCAAACTTGCTACCGTCAATATCAACCTGAATGTATTTAGCATTTGGTGCTATAAAGTATGGCTGGAATGGGAAATCCGATCCCAAGAACAAGACGGTGTCAGCACCGCGCGCAACTTCAACGCCAGGTTTAGAAGCCACACGGCCGGCCGAGCCCATGTTTGCCTTATAATCATCAGGCACGATTCCCTTAGCCAAGGCAGTCGTGATGATCGGAATATGCGTTTTTTCTGAGAAAGCGATGATCTCGTCGCGCGCACCCCGCGCGCCATTTCCAACATACAAGATTGGCTTCTTCGCATCTTTCAAGATATCCCAAGCTGCGGCAACCTGATCCGGGTCTGGATCAGGCAAAAGCGGCTTCTGGTACAGATTGGCTGATGATACATAATTGTCATCAATCTGGGTCCAACCTAAATCCTTTGGAATAGTCACAACGGCAACCCCGTTATGCTTATAAGCCTGACGAATCGCCTCGTCAACAACATGAGGCAATTGCTCAGCAGTCATGGCTGTACGGTTGTATACAGACACATCAGCAAACATTGGGTTCTCGTTCATTTCTTGGAAATAATTGGTGTTCATGGCAGCAGTTGGTACTTGCCCTACCAATGCCAAAACTGGCACATTATCATACTGTGCGTCATACAACCCATTCAGAAGATGAACAGCACCAGGACCGGCAGAACCAAACGTCGCCCCGATTCGACCCGTTACCTTAGCTTCACCTGCAGCAGCCAATGCGCCTACTTCTTCATGGCGAACCTGAACATAATTAATGGTGTGACGGCGATTGTACAGCGCATTCATGGTACTATCAAAGGAACCGCCCGGTAACCCATAAATATTATGGATACCCCAGTCTTCGAGCACCTTGATCATTGCGTCTGCGGCGTTTATTTTTTCTGTCATGACACTTGCCTCCAATATTATTACTTACATTTTGTAAGTTCTTTACGATTACGAGTATAACAATTTATTGATAACAATGCAAGCCCTTTCATCTGGTTTAAGCAACCTTAACGCCCAAATTGCGACCTTAGCGTATAAAACGCTTAAACTAGCAAGCGACGACACCATAACAGTCAAACAAGTGAACTAATACAGCATCACCACGCCATAACATGCTTGGTAAATCTTTTTCACAAATTAACTTCATGATGATCAGGATCATGGATCAAAAAACAGGACCGTCGAGGGACGGTCCTGTTCATCATCTTATTAGCTGTCAAGCATTACCGCTGCTGATATTGACGTTCTTGACCGATCACACCGGTCAAAACAAACTGACCATGATAATAAGTCGGATCACTACGATAATCTTCTGGATCATAAGGCACCTTATCGCTGAAAACAGCTTCGTATTCAGGAACGGTTAATTCCTGACGATCAGCCAACATTTTAGCGTGATTGGCTGCATGCAGTTGTGCGGCAAAATCCGGTTGCAAGATGCCGCTAAAAAATTCTGCCACGGCCCCGGAGCCATACGAGAATAAACCGATCCGGTCACCCGCTTTCAAGCTAGTATCATTGTCCAACAACGACAGCAGACCCAAATACAAAGAACCGGTATAAATATTGCCAACTCGCCGGCAGTACCGAGTGCTTGCCTCAAAGCGCCGTTGCAGTCGCTCGCCAGTGGCTTCATCTGTGTCCGGCAGAACAAGCTTTAAAGCTTTCTTGCCCATTTTGGTATACGGTAAATGGAATGTCATCGCAGCAAAATCACTTGCTGTGTGATGGCGTTGGGTCTGGTATCGTGACCAAATTGCTTGAAAAAAAGCTAAATATTGTTCCGTTGAATACTTTCCTTGTGCAATTGCTGTGTCTTGATAAACCGGCCGCCAAAAATCGTCAATAGATTCAGACCGATAAACCGAATCGTCTTCAATGGTCATGATGTGCGGCTCTGCTTTGATTAACATGGCAACCGCGCCCGCACCTTGTGTGACTTCTCCTGCTGTTGCCAAACCGTACCGGGCGATATCCGCAGCAATGACTAAAACGGTTTTATCTGGGTGAGCGGCGATGTAGTCACGCGCCATCATTAGTGCGGCAGTACCGCCATAACAAGCTTCCTTTAACTCAACGGCCCGCACCCACTCAGGGAGTGCCAATAAATCATGAATAAACAATGCAGACGATTTACTGGCATCAACACCACTTTCAGTACCAACCAAGACCATGCCCAAGCTAGCGCGAATCGCTGGCGTCAACAACTTTGTCGCTGCATTCGCACCCATCGTGACAATGTCTTGGCTAGAAGGTGGTACCGCTTGCTCGTCTTGGCCAATGCCAATCGTATATTTGTCCGGATCATCACCTCGAACCTGCGCGAGTTTTACTAAATCAACGTAGAAATCTGGGGTGTCCATAGCGATTGCATCAATCCCGATTTTCATCTTTTGATTGGCCTACTTTCTTGTTTAAACGAATGGTTGTTAAATATTGTTGCGCATGTTTTAAATCCATACTACCTTGACGAAGTGCGTTCACAAGCATCGGCAATTCTGTTTCTGTTGCCCCGGCAGCAATGGCGAGGGCATTAGCTTGCAACTTCATGTGACCAGCTTGAATCCCCGGTCCAGCCAATGCTCGCATCGCAGCAAGATTTTGCACCAACCCGAGGGCGGCAATAACTTGCTGCATGATAGCTAAATTCTGATACCCACCGAGCCGACGGACAACCTGCGCCATTGGTAAAGCACCGATCGCCCCGCCAACTGCCCCCATCGGCAAGGGCAGCTGTAAGTGACCAACTAAATGGCCCTGATCCATATACCAGCGCGATAAAGGCTGATACCTGCCAGACGCACATGCAAATGCACCGATACTTGCTGCGACAGCGCGGGTATCATTGCCAGTAGCCAATACAGCACCAATAATACCGTTAAGAATGCCCTTGTTGTGGGTCACTGCCCGCTCAGCATCGACAAAGGCTAAATCGCTAAGCTGAACAATTTTCTTAGCAATCACATCTCCAGAAACAGCTTTCGTCGCTAAAGAAACCGGCTCAAGCGAAACCTCAGCCGTCACGAGTTCTGTTGGCGCGTTGGTTAGAATACTGACAAGCACATCACCGTCTACCCAGCTTGTCACCGCCGCTGCGACCGCTTCGGCAACTGTATTCGCATAATTGGCCCCCATTGCCTGTTGCGGATCGAGCGTTAAACGGATTTTCAAGAACTGCGCTCCTAGTGATTCGACTGTTAACTGATCAAGACCACCGCCACGTTGAATCATCGAAGGATGCGCAACCGCAATGACTTTCTGAATATCAGTCTGATGAGCCAAAATCGTTTGCCTTGCTTGCACTAAGTCGGTCAAGTTAGTCAGGACTACTTCAGCGACCACTCGATGCGCCGCTACATGGGTCCTAACGCCGCCGTTTGCAGTCGCAAGCCTGGCCCCATTACTGGCAGCTGCAATCACAGAAGGTTCCTCATCCGCTATAGGCACTTGATGTAGCTGTCCATTGACCAACAAATTGCGAGCAACGCCTAGGGGTAAAGGAAACTCGCCGATAGCATTTTCGATCAGACGCGCTCCTGTGACTTCAGGCAAGCTATGCGTACCAGCTAACAACGCAGCATCCTGTGTTGTTAACCACCCTTCTTGAACCAATTGGTCACGCCGTTTTTCTGGAGACAACTCGTAAAATTTCATCACGATCTCCCTCAGACATGCATCGCGATTTGCATGGCGATACCGATGCCACCGCCAACGCACAATGCGGCAATGCCTTGGCGTTGATTACGTTCAGCCAGATCGTACAATAATGAGATTAAAATTCGGGCACCTGAAGCTCCCAATGGATGACCCAACGCTAAGGCGCCACCATTGATATTGAATTGTTCATCCTTTAAACCAAGGTCACGAGCCACAGCAACGCTTTGTGAGGCAAATGCTTCATTCAATTCAATTTGATCAATTGCCGCGATAGAGCCGCCGGTTGCCTGCAGTATTTTATCGATCGCCAGTTTTGGCGCATACCCCATAATTGCCGGATCAATACCCACCTCGGCAAAACCAGTGATCGTCGCTAAATAATGGAGCCCCAGTTGTTCGGCTTTCGATTTTGCCATCAGGATCAAGGCGGCTGCGCCATCATTAATGCCGCTTGCGTTACCTGCTGTAACAGTACCGCCGACTTCAAAAACAGGCGGTAATTGGGCTAATTTAGCCAATGACGTATCGGGCCGAATGGCTGAATCACGATCTACGATGACATCCCCGTGACGGGCAGCAATCGTCACTGGGGCGATCTGACTCTTAAACCGACCCTCAGCTGCGGCGGCCGCGGCGCGTAAATGCGAACGGAGAGCAAACTCATCTTGCTCCTGACGACTGACGTTAAATTGTGTCGCCACATTTTCCGCCGTGATTCCCATTGGCTGTTGACTGAAGGCATCATTTAATCCATCGCGACTCAAACCGTCAACCAGCGTTGTATCGCCAAATTTGTGGCCTGAACGAACCGCTTCGGCGTAATAAGGTACTTGACTCATGCTTTCGGTACCGCCCACAAGCACCGCGTCAGCCTCGCCGAGTTGAATGGCAGCTTGCCCAAGCCGCACTGCCTTCAGGCCTGAGCCACAGACTTCATTGACAGTCATCGCCGTGCTGCTAGTGGCCATACCGCTTTTTAATCCGATTTGTCGGGCAACATTCTGCCCAGAACCAGCCTGCATGACATTACCAAAGATCGCCTGGTTGAGTAACGCTGGGTCAATTCGTGCAGCCTTAATCGCCGCCTGCGCTGCCGCAACCCCTAAATCAACGGCACTGGCGCCAGCCAAATCACCACCCAACTTACCAATCGGCGTCCGTTTGGCACTTAGAATCACAACTTCTTCCATGATGACCTCCTAAAGAGCGTGAACAGCCAACCGGCGCATAATCAAGAACGAGGGCAATGGCCGAGCCATTGTTCTCGTGGTTCTGATGTGCCGGTTTCTGTGGCTATGAACGCGTTTCGACAAGCATATGCTGAGATAAACCGTTTCAGTTTATCACAGTCGTTCAGATGACGCACTGATATAATAAGAGCGTGAGCCAACCCGGTTACACCGACTTTTGGGTTGGCGATCGCCTAAAAACGCTACTCATCTCCGTTTACTAAATAGATTGTATGCGATTGTTCCCCAAAGCAACAACCATCTTGACCAATCCTTAATGAATCATTTCGAAAGAAGGCTACCTCATGCGTGTCACCGATTTGCTGGCTTTACTAGCCGATCAAAATAAAAACGCCTCGGTGTTACTCGACACAAAGCCGACACCAAGTCGTTTTGACGATTTTAAGTTAACAACCGTTAATGATCAACCGCAACTGGTCTTTCAGCCTAATCCTGAGCGCAAAGCCGCATTGCGCGTTTGGGAATTGCAACTCTTACTGAACCAACCTGATTTACAGCAACGATTCGTTTATCTAGCTGATGTTGATGAACCGCGTGCGTTATTTGGATTTGTTAAACGGCAAATTGGCTTGCTGCTCAATTGATTACGCTGGATGTTTGGTCGCAGCTAACCGTTTAGCAACGCTTTCCAAATAATGATGACTTTCAATCATTTCCCGACAATCAAACTGATCCTTTAAGCCAATTTCATAAATCCGACTCGCATCTTGATTCAATAGTGGCAAGACCCGCGCCCAATCAATCCGTCCGCGGCCAAGCGGTAAACTATCATGCGTTTGCCCCATGGAATCAACAAGATGATAGTGCCGAATCAGCGGCTTCAGATGCGCTAGGCTGGCCATGAGCCGATCATTATCGCCATGTAACACAATAAATGTATGACTGGTATCATAGGCTAAAGGTAAATGCCAGCGCAACAAACGGTCTTCAAAGGTGGGATCACCATATCGGAAAATCGGTGACATGGAATTTTCAAACACGACATGGCCCGGTGCTTCCTGAGCAAAAGCAATCATGCGCGCCAAGGCAATGTCTTGTGCTTTGCCCACATCTGTCCAGCCAGCATAATCACCAGGCGTGTCAACGCGGTATCCGCCGTGAATCAAAGCCGTGGCGTTAGCTTTTTTGGCAAAGTTCATGAGTTTAACCGAACTTGTCATTAAAAAGTCATAGCGTGTAGGATACTTCGTCGGATTCATGGCAAGCTCATTACGCTGGCCGCGAAACCGCATCGGATGATGAAAAACCACCGTTGGCACCTGACTCTGAACTAATGCTGCCATCTGTACAAAATGCGACCATCCAGCTTCGGTAAAATCATTTTCGGTGAGATGAAATTCGAATACATCAGGATGATATTGCAGCCGATCACGAATCTGCCGCTCATCTGTACTAGCCTTTAAGCCTAATAGCATGTACACTTTTCCTCCTTAATTCAAAACCCGCTCATGATCCCAAAAATTGCTCATAAGAACGTTAAGCATCGCTGACCAAGGCTCTAAGCGGCTTCTGCTACGCTTTCGAAGCGCTCCTACTTGTACTTTCAAATTTCAGTTGTCTTTTTAACTTGGCAACCGGCGCATTAAACGTTTCAACTTTTTACGATCAATCAGCATCACACCCAAGTCATCGGCCAAGGCGATCGCCGAATCAGAAAATTCGCTATTGGTGATCACCGCCGCTTCGTCGAGCTGGTAAAAATGATGGCCCGCCCAAACTTCCTGCACGGCCTTGTTGCCAACGAAACCTGTGTAACGCTTGCACTGAAAGCCAATCGTTTTACCTTTTTTGCGGGCAATAATGTCAATTCCTTGATCACCTGAAGCCTGCGTCAGTTGAATGTGATTAAACCCATTGCGCTTCAACAGATACGCGCAAAAAGATTCAAACTTTTCACCCTCCATGATATCGACAGTTTCCATTTTCAAATCACGAAAACGAAAATGATGATGATAAAGCATGATGGCATTGATCACAACAAAAAGACTGATGATTCCAAAACTAGCCGGATCACCATATTGCCGCAGTTGGCGGGGCAGAAAACTGCGGGCCCAAAAGCTGTAAGCGAGTCCCAAAATAAAGAGCCCCCACAACAGCTGATAGGCTTTTTTGAGTAACGTTCTCATGGGTCTACCCCTCTCTTTCCCTTTAAGCCTAGCAGATTCACCGCGTAATTGCATTGAATCTCTGCCAATTTTTCTGTACGCTTAAGGGATTGAGAGAGGAAGCGTTTTCGTCATGCAACTAAGTGCCAAGATCTTTGCCAAAGTCGGTAGCGAACGGATTACCCAGTATTCTTTAGTCAATGACCATCAGATGACGCTACGTTTTTTAACGTTTGGTGCTCGGGTTCAACAGGTTCGCCTGCCAAATGCTGCAGGTGACGATCCTAATCTGCTGCTCGGGTTCGTCACGCTGGAAGACTACTTACACCAACCCGGTTACCTAGGCTCCTTTACCGGCCCTTTACAGGCAGCTGACGCTGAGCTAGCCCCGGGTTCATGGCAAAACTGGAATTGGGCGGTTAAAACCAGTCAAGAAACCGATCTAGCCATCACATTCACCCTAACATTACCTGAAAATGCTGACGGTCAGCCAGGCCAGCGAGAACTCAGTATTACCCACCGATTGACAAATGACAATTTGTGGCAGATTGACATGCAGGTGGCAACCACTGCCGACTTGAAAATACATCCCCGGCTCAATTTGCCTTGGCTGCTCACTGCCGACCCTGCCCAAACAATGCTTTCAGCCAAGTTGACTGCCGATGAACATGTTACCCCTGTCCCTAAAACTGCCCGCTGTGAGACTGCGCAACGCTATTCCCTTGCGGCCGCCGATTGGCAGTTGGCATATCTAAGCGATGCTTCATTCACGAGAATTGATTCTTACGCTGGCATCAACTCCGAAAATAATTTTAACGGTATTCTCGGCCAACCCAATGTAGCAGTCGGCTTTTCGCCGGAAATGAACCAAGACGCTCTGCCGTGGGTGTTGCCAGCCGGTGCAACTTGGCGGCATCATGCGGAATTTCACTTATCTAGCAACGCAAACTAAAAAGGTTTGACCCCACGGTATCTGTTGTGGGGTCAAACCTTTTTTCCAATCATTGATGATTAATAGTTCATAAAAACATCCTTGAAGACTTTAACACTGTCAAAGACGTCTTTTAAAGTGACGTATTCATCCGTCTCATGAGACGTTTCATTTCCCGGGCCATAAATAGCTAAATCAAGACCGTCATGATAGAACAACGCCGCATCCGTGATGCCGGTGCGATAGGCCACTTGACCACGATTCAGCCCCGCACGTTGACGGGCTGTCTGTACCAACTGAATCAAATCATTATCAGGTGAAGCCGCAGCTGCCCCTAAAACGGAATCAATTGACAGACTCAACCGAACACCCTTAGGCACTGTCGTTTTAGCTGCTTGTTTCAACGCCGCAATAAACGCATCATTATCCGCAATCATGGTTGTCCGGATGTT
This genomic window from Lacticaseibacillus paracasei subsp. paracasei contains:
- the celB gene encoding PTS cellobiose transporter subunit IIC; its protein translation is MDSSNNKLFKFMNNHLMGPMGKLASFRIVRGVMAAGMASIPFTIVGSMFLIINVLPQSFPALVGIWKGSFDKVANLYMLANGATMGILALYFCLVFGYEYTRIQAQEEKIDINPLNGALLSMMAFFMCIPELVFKGGTATLVTEITKDNKIIDGYAIAGGVTRLGTTGIFTAIIMSIIAVKLYAWFVKKNIVVSMPDTVPAGVSRSFTALIPTAAIALTVIIINGILMAFNTDIYKIVAIPFGFVTNLTSTWVGLMVVYFIMHALWIVGIHGATIVTSFLTPIVLSNMQLNQKGANIPFAGEFNNCFVTIGGSGATLGMVIFIAFFAKSAQLGALGKASVVPAFFNINEPILFGMPVVYNPYTAIPFFLAPMASMSMAYFAISMHWVKPMIAQPAWPTPLGLSGFIGTAGDWRAIVLAFVCALVAFLIWFPFIKFYDGKLYKDEQAKGAAEAAA
- a CDS encoding PTS lactose/cellobiose transporter subunit IIA, translating into MNEQEQLVIMQLIMAGGNAKGSSFEAIKAAKVGDFSTAEAKLKEADSFLSDAHNAQTGMLTEEAQGKKHPVSLLMVHGQDHVMNAITFRDLAGEIVDLYKKLATK
- a CDS encoding PTS sugar transporter subunit IIB; the encoded protein is MGKKTIMLVCAAGMSTSMLVKKMEDAATKDGIEAKIFATSASDAHDKLDSEKPDVLMLGPQVRYLEGDFKKDLSIPVQVINMQDYGLMKGENVLKTALKLIDEQ
- the spxB gene encoding pyruvate oxidase produces the protein MTEKINAADAMIKVLEDWGIHNIYGLPGGSFDSTMNALYNRRHTINYVQVRHEEVGALAAAGEAKVTGRIGATFGSAGPGAVHLLNGLYDAQYDNVPVLALVGQVPTAAMNTNYFQEMNENPMFADVSVYNRTAMTAEQLPHVVDEAIRQAYKHNGVAVVTIPKDLGWTQIDDNYVSSANLYQKPLLPDPDPDQVAAAWDILKDAKKPILYVGNGARGARDEIIAFSEKTHIPIITTALAKGIVPDDYKANMGSAGRVASKPGVEVARGADTVLFLGSDFPFQPYFIAPNAKYIQVDIDGSKFGRRHTVDLAVLADAKKFIKALSEKADQLPESAWYRAALANKENWREWMTSFEDDGSTPLRVEPIFKLINEMAEKDAIFQVDVGNVTINGMRYLKTNDDQVFTTSGWYATMGYALPAAIGAQAEFPDRQVWSISGDGGFAMVMQDILTQVKYHMPIINVVLTNESLGFIEAEQDDTQQPHSGVDLIDADYGKAAEALGAQGFEVHNLDELKAAFSKAKDRKGPVVIDVKISDLRPIPVEQLVLDKQTQDPAAVDAFVKKYHAESLIPFRQLLEDAEKPVTNA
- a CDS encoding hydroxymethylglutaryl-CoA synthase produces the protein MKIGIDAIAMDTPDFYVDLVKLAQVRGDDPDKYTIGIGQDEQAVPPSSQDIVTMGANAATKLLTPAIRASLGMVLVGTESGVDASKSSALFIHDLLALPEWVRAVELKEACYGGTAALMMARDYIAAHPDKTVLVIAADIARYGLATAGEVTQGAGAVAMLIKAEPHIMTIEDDSVYRSESIDDFWRPVYQDTAIAQGKYSTEQYLAFFQAIWSRYQTQRHHTASDFAAMTFHLPYTKMGKKALKLVLPDTDEATGERLQRRFEASTRYCRRVGNIYTGSLYLGLLSLLDNDTSLKAGDRIGLFSYGSGAVAEFFSGILQPDFAAQLHAANHAKMLADRQELTVPEYEAVFSDKVPYDPEDYRSDPTYYHGQFVLTGVIGQERQYQQR
- a CDS encoding hydroxymethylglutaryl-CoA reductase, degradative, with product MKFYELSPEKRRDQLVQEGWLTTQDAALLAGTHSLPEVTGARLIENAIGEFPLPLGVARNLLVNGQLHQVPIADEEPSVIAAASNGARLATANGGVRTHVAAHRVVAEVVLTNLTDLVQARQTILAHQTDIQKVIAVAHPSMIQRGGGLDQLTVESLGAQFLKIRLTLDPQQAMGANYANTVAEAVAAAVTSWVDGDVLVSILTNAPTELVTAEVSLEPVSLATKAVSGDVIAKKIVQLSDLAFVDAERAVTHNKGILNGIIGAVLATGNDTRAVAASIGAFACASGRYQPLSRWYMDQGHLVGHLQLPLPMGAVGGAIGALPMAQVVRRLGGYQNLAIMQQVIAALGLVQNLAAMRALAGPGIQAGHMKLQANALAIAAGATETELPMLVNALRQGSMDLKHAQQYLTTIRLNKKVGQSKDENRD
- a CDS encoding thiolase family protein, coding for MEEVVILSAKRTPIGKLGGDLAGASAVDLGVAAAQAAIKAARIDPALLNQAIFGNVMQAGSGQNVARQIGLKSGMATSSTAMTVNEVCGSGLKAVRLGQAAIQLGEADAVLVGGTESMSQVPYYAEAVRSGHKFGDTTLVDGLSRDGLNDAFSQQPMGITAENVATQFNVSRQEQDEFALRSHLRAAAAAAEGRFKSQIAPVTIAARHGDVIVDRDSAIRPDTSLAKLAQLPPVFEVGGTVTAGNASGINDGAAALILMAKSKAEQLGLHYLATITGFAEVGIDPAIMGYAPKLAIDKILQATGGSIAAIDQIELNEAFASQSVAVARDLGLKDEQFNINGGALALGHPLGASGARILISLLYDLAERNQRQGIAALCVGGGIGIAMQIAMHV
- a CDS encoding TIM barrel protein: MLLGLKASTDERQIRDRLQYHPDVFEFHLTENDFTEAGWSHFVQMAALVQSQVPTVVFHHPMRFRGQRNELAMNPTKYPTRYDFLMTSSVKLMNFAKKANATALIHGGYRVDTPGDYAGWTDVGKAQDIALARMIAFAQEAPGHVVFENSMSPIFRYGDPTFEDRLLRWHLPLAYDTSHTFIVLHGDNDRLMASLAHLKPLIRHYHLVDSMGQTHDSLPLGRGRIDWARVLPLLNQDASRIYEIGLKDQFDCREMIESHHYLESVAKRLAATKHPA
- a CDS encoding restriction endonuclease translates to MRTLLKKAYQLLWGLFILGLAYSFWARSFLPRQLRQYGDPASFGIISLFVVINAIMLYHHHFRFRDLKMETVDIMEGEKFESFCAYLLKRNGFNHIQLTQASGDQGIDIIARKKGKTIGFQCKRYTGFVGNKAVQEVWAGHHFYQLDEAAVITNSEFSDSAIALADDLGVMLIDRKKLKRLMRRLPS